Proteins found in one Exiguobacterium sp. 9-2 genomic segment:
- a CDS encoding ubiquitin-like domain-containing protein has protein sequence MMRSLTFITIGCSLLLAAALVYGMMDHPRTVTVLIDGQEQQVKTTADSVYGVLKEAGITTRDNDVIEPALSADLPKKRLIVIQRAKEITLIMGYGESRRVRTQARQVKDLLAERGIKKADTDDIYPSSDAVLTSGMTVRYREAFPVDLVVGGKARQLYTYETTVRELLEREGIRLQKEDRVAPNPDTRVTEGTLITVNTTRRATLTQDQLVPFEIEEVEDPTLPEGEQLVTTSGRPGVRTKKYQLTLADGLSKEKKLIDDQVTRTPIKQVVKVGTKPIETPIEAPVFNEKQATNPLSETPKADADLDFESAKSLMVEATAYTNDPASNGSRLYNGRALTATGYDVTDTITYQGLPIIAVDPKVIPLGTKVYVEGVGLAIALDTGGAIKGNKIDILVDGEQKAKTFGRKQLQVWVIPSATEADT, from the coding sequence ATGATGCGTTCGTTGACGTTCATTACAATCGGGTGCAGCCTGCTACTTGCGGCTGCACTCGTCTATGGGATGATGGATCATCCACGAACCGTGACAGTTTTGATTGATGGACAAGAGCAGCAGGTGAAGACAACGGCTGATTCCGTTTATGGCGTTCTCAAAGAAGCCGGCATTACGACGCGTGACAATGATGTGATTGAACCGGCTCTTAGTGCCGACCTGCCGAAAAAACGATTAATCGTCATTCAGCGGGCAAAAGAAATCACATTGATCATGGGCTACGGTGAGTCCCGTCGCGTCCGGACGCAGGCGCGTCAAGTAAAGGATCTACTTGCAGAGCGCGGTATCAAGAAAGCCGACACGGATGATATCTATCCGTCTTCTGACGCGGTATTGACGAGTGGTATGACGGTGCGGTACCGCGAAGCTTTTCCCGTTGATCTCGTCGTCGGGGGAAAAGCCCGACAACTCTACACGTATGAAACGACGGTCCGCGAATTGTTAGAACGGGAAGGAATCCGTCTTCAAAAGGAAGATCGGGTCGCTCCAAATCCCGATACCCGCGTGACGGAAGGGACGTTGATTACGGTCAACACGACACGTCGTGCGACGTTGACACAGGATCAACTCGTTCCGTTTGAGATCGAAGAAGTCGAGGATCCGACCTTACCGGAAGGCGAGCAACTGGTGACGACATCAGGTCGTCCGGGTGTCCGAACGAAAAAGTATCAATTGACGTTAGCTGACGGTCTTAGTAAAGAGAAAAAACTGATTGATGACCAAGTGACACGGACGCCGATCAAACAAGTCGTCAAAGTCGGGACAAAACCGATTGAGACACCAATCGAAGCGCCCGTCTTCAACGAAAAACAAGCGACTAATCCGCTAAGTGAAACACCGAAAGCCGATGCGGATCTTGATTTTGAGAGTGCGAAGAGCTTGATGGTCGAAGCGACGGCGTATACGAACGACCCAGCTTCGAACGGCAGTCGTTTGTACAATGGTCGTGCCTTGACAGCGACCGGGTATGACGTGACCGATACGATCACCTATCAAGGTTTGCCGATCATCGCGGTTGATCCGAAGGTCATTCCGCTTGGCACGAAGGTCTACGTCGAAGGGGTTGGTCTTGCGATCGCTCTCGATACAGGTGGTGCCATTAAAGGCAATAAGATTGATATTTTAGTCGATGGTGAACAAAAAGCAAAGACGTTCGGTCGAAAACAACTGCAAGTCTGGGTCATTCCTAGTGCAACGGAAGCGGACACGTGA
- the ispE gene encoding 4-(cytidine 5'-diphospho)-2-C-methyl-D-erythritol kinase — MTIIVKAPAKINLVLDATAKRPDGYHDVHMVMTTVDLADRLELTELPSGEIRMNAQHAYVPNDERNLAYKAAAILKEKYDVKTGVEIFLEKHIPVAAGLAGGSSDAAATLRGLNELWQLGLTLEELAEVGAAVGSDVPFCVMGGTAIATGRGEKLEKLVSPPPCWVVLAKPTIGVSTADVYGALDLNTAKRPNVEAMIDAVKAQDFQAICQSLGNVLEAVTLPMHPEVEQIKEFMASCGAEGVLMSGSGPTVFALTEHENRAQRLYNGLRGFCNEVYVVRLLGENH; from the coding sequence ATGACGATTATTGTAAAGGCTCCGGCCAAGATCAACCTAGTCCTGGATGCGACGGCAAAGCGCCCGGACGGCTATCACGATGTACATATGGTGATGACGACAGTCGATTTGGCAGACCGTCTAGAATTGACGGAGCTGCCGTCAGGAGAAATTCGAATGAATGCCCAGCATGCTTACGTTCCGAACGACGAACGTAATCTTGCTTATAAAGCAGCAGCGATCTTAAAAGAAAAATACGACGTCAAGACAGGAGTAGAGATCTTCTTAGAGAAACACATTCCAGTTGCAGCCGGACTCGCTGGTGGATCCAGTGACGCGGCAGCGACGTTACGCGGATTAAATGAGTTGTGGCAACTCGGTTTGACGCTTGAAGAGTTGGCGGAAGTCGGCGCAGCAGTGGGCTCTGACGTCCCGTTTTGTGTCATGGGTGGAACAGCGATTGCAACGGGTCGCGGAGAGAAGCTAGAAAAACTTGTCTCACCACCCCCATGCTGGGTTGTTCTTGCTAAACCGACGATCGGTGTTTCAACAGCTGACGTCTATGGTGCCCTCGACTTGAACACGGCAAAACGTCCGAACGTCGAAGCAATGATTGATGCGGTGAAGGCGCAAGATTTCCAAGCCATCTGCCAATCACTCGGTAATGTTCTCGAAGCGGTCACGTTGCCGATGCACCCAGAAGTCGAGCAAATCAAGGAATTCATGGCAAGTTGTGGCGCAGAAGGCGTCTTGATGAGCGGAAGTGGTCCGACGGTCTTTGCTCTAACGGAGCATGAAAATCGGGCACAACGTCTCTATAATGGATTACGCGGCTTTTGTAACGAAGTCTACGTCGTTCGTCTTTTAGGCGAAAACCATTGA
- the spoVG gene encoding septation regulator SpoVG: protein MNVTDVKIRRVVAEGRMKALASITLDHEFVVHDLRVIEGNSGLFVAMPSKRTQEGIFRDVAHPINALMRKKVEDSVLEAYTAREDQEEGVCYEVSSAQTTDQA, encoded by the coding sequence ATGAACGTTACGGACGTTAAAATTCGTCGCGTCGTAGCAGAGGGTCGAATGAAAGCACTTGCCTCTATTACGCTCGACCACGAATTCGTGGTACATGATTTGCGTGTCATCGAAGGGAACAGTGGTCTCTTCGTCGCCATGCCAAGTAAACGAACGCAAGAAGGTATCTTCCGGGATGTCGCTCATCCAATCAATGCATTAATGCGAAAAAAGGTCGAAGATTCAGTACTCGAAGCCTATACGGCACGTGAGGATCAAGAAGAAGGCGTCTGTTACGAAGTCTCTTCTGCCCAAACGACAGATCAAGCATAA
- the rsmA gene encoding 16S rRNA (adenine(1518)-N(6)/adenine(1519)-N(6))-dimethyltransferase RsmA — MKDIATLHRTKEILAKHGFSFKKSLGQNFLIDLNVLGNIVGAAGLTPESGVLEIGPGIGSLTEQSAKQAKKVVALEIDQRLLPILDDTLAPYPHTKVIHGDALELDLSTIVAEEFTQEGITDIAVVANLPYYVTTPIIMRILEAKAPFRTLVMMIQKEVAERIGAKPGTKAYGSLSIAIQYYAEAEVCFTVPKQVFIPAPNVDSAVIRLNIRKEPAVQTQDETLFFEIVRASFAQRRKTILNNLTTHFGKTEKAAVEAALLEAGVEPRRRGETLSLQEFAQLADALLPIKKR; from the coding sequence TTGAAAGACATTGCTACATTGCACCGGACGAAAGAAATTTTAGCGAAACATGGCTTTTCGTTTAAAAAATCGTTAGGGCAAAACTTTTTAATCGATTTAAATGTATTAGGAAACATCGTCGGAGCAGCTGGATTAACGCCTGAGAGTGGTGTACTCGAGATCGGACCAGGAATCGGCTCATTGACGGAACAATCGGCGAAACAGGCGAAAAAAGTCGTTGCTCTTGAAATCGATCAACGATTGTTACCGATTCTTGATGATACACTTGCACCATATCCCCATACGAAGGTCATTCACGGTGATGCTCTTGAACTCGATCTTTCGACGATCGTTGCTGAAGAGTTCACGCAAGAAGGCATCACCGACATTGCCGTCGTCGCGAACCTCCCGTATTATGTCACGACACCGATTATCATGCGGATCCTTGAAGCGAAAGCACCGTTTCGGACGCTCGTCATGATGATTCAAAAGGAAGTCGCTGAACGAATCGGTGCAAAACCAGGCACGAAAGCATATGGATCTCTATCGATTGCGATTCAATACTATGCGGAAGCTGAAGTCTGCTTCACGGTCCCAAAACAAGTCTTCATTCCAGCACCAAACGTCGATTCAGCAGTCATCCGCTTGAACATTCGAAAAGAGCCGGCGGTACAGACACAGGATGAGACACTCTTCTTTGAAATCGTCCGAGCAAGTTTTGCACAACGTCGGAAAACGATTTTAAACAACTTGACGACACACTTCGGGAAAACGGAAAAAGCAGCGGTCGAAGCGGCGTTGTTAGAAGCTGGGGTTGAACCACGTCGTCGCGGAGAAACGCTCAGCCTGCAGGAATTCGCACAGTTAGCAGATGCACTTTTGCCAATTAAAAAACGTTGA
- the glmU gene encoding bifunctional UDP-N-acetylglucosamine diphosphorylase/glucosamine-1-phosphate N-acetyltransferase GlmU, with protein MNHFAVILAAGKGTRMKSKLYKVLHPVAGKPMVQHVVDQLATLGVKRQVVIVGHGAESVKEVLGTSVEYALQSEQLGTGHAVQMAEPVLGNEQGATLVVCGDTPLLTSDTLASLLQHHAETNAKVTVLTALADDPTGYGRIVRGEDGNVSKIVEHKDANAEELAIREINTGTYVFDNEMLFATLKQVKNDNAQGEYYLPDVIEIAKAAGETIAAYAAPTFEETIGVNDRVALAQAETSMRKRTNEYWMRQGVTFVDPSSTYIGPDVTIGSDTVLYPGTQLLGQTVIGSECTIGPNSDIRNSEVADGAIVRQSVVTDSKIGPAAQVGPFAHLRQQAVLGANTRVGNFVEIKKSTFGEGSKSAHLSYVGDATIGENVNLGCGSITVNYDGKNKFQTIIEDDAFIGCNVNLIAPVTVGKNALVAAGSTVTDDVPENGLAIARERQTTKPDYR; from the coding sequence ATGAATCATTTCGCGGTAATTCTAGCAGCGGGTAAAGGAACTCGGATGAAATCTAAGCTTTACAAAGTACTTCACCCAGTCGCTGGGAAACCTATGGTACAGCACGTCGTCGATCAATTAGCGACGCTCGGCGTCAAGCGACAGGTCGTCATCGTCGGTCACGGTGCGGAATCCGTCAAAGAAGTGCTTGGCACATCGGTGGAATACGCACTTCAAAGTGAGCAGCTTGGCACAGGACATGCTGTTCAAATGGCAGAACCCGTACTCGGGAACGAACAGGGAGCAACGCTCGTCGTCTGTGGCGATACACCACTCTTGACGAGTGACACACTGGCTTCATTGTTACAACATCATGCGGAGACAAACGCAAAAGTGACCGTCTTGACGGCACTCGCTGACGATCCGACAGGTTACGGACGTATCGTTCGTGGCGAAGACGGAAACGTCTCGAAAATCGTCGAGCATAAGGATGCGAATGCAGAAGAGCTCGCGATTCGTGAAATCAATACCGGTACGTATGTATTCGATAATGAGATGTTGTTCGCGACGCTGAAGCAGGTTAAGAACGATAATGCGCAAGGTGAGTATTACTTACCAGACGTGATTGAGATTGCAAAGGCAGCAGGCGAGACGATTGCAGCGTATGCGGCACCTACGTTCGAAGAGACGATCGGTGTCAATGACCGCGTCGCACTTGCACAAGCAGAAACATCGATGCGCAAGCGAACGAATGAGTACTGGATGCGTCAAGGTGTCACGTTCGTTGATCCGTCTTCGACGTACATCGGACCAGACGTCACGATTGGTTCAGATACTGTTCTCTATCCTGGTACGCAGTTGCTCGGTCAGACGGTCATTGGTTCAGAATGTACGATTGGTCCGAACTCGGATATCCGTAACAGTGAAGTGGCAGATGGCGCCATTGTTCGTCAATCCGTCGTCACGGATAGCAAGATTGGTCCAGCGGCACAAGTCGGTCCATTTGCGCATTTACGTCAGCAAGCGGTTCTCGGTGCGAACACACGCGTCGGAAACTTCGTTGAGATCAAGAAATCAACATTTGGCGAAGGTAGCAAATCAGCCCACTTGAGCTATGTCGGAGATGCAACAATCGGAGAGAACGTCAACCTCGGTTGTGGATCGATCACGGTCAACTATGATGGAAAAAATAAATTCCAGACGATCATTGAGGACGATGCCTTCATCGGCTGTAACGTCAACTTGATTGCACCGGTCACGGTCGGCAAGAATGCCCTTGTTGCTGCCGGATCAACCGTCACAGACGATGTGCCGGAAAACGGTCTCGCGATCGCACGGGAACGTCAAACGACGAAACCCGATTATCGTTAA
- the metG gene encoding methionine--tRNA ligase yields the protein MEIRERRNNMAKTFYITTPIYYPSAKLHIGHAYTTVAGDAMARYKRLQGFDVRYLTGSDEHGQKIQEKAAEAGISEQAFVDGVVEQIKVLWDRLDISYDDYIRTTEPRHKKVVEKVFETLLESGDIYLGEYEGWYSIPDETYYTESQLVDGKSPDSGHPVELVREECYFFRISKYADRLLEYFEANPSFILPESRKHEMINNFIKPGLQDLAVSRTTFNWGVQVPSNPKHVVYVWIDALTNYISSLGYGTDDHGNFDKYWPADVHLVGKEIVRFHTIIWPALLMALDLPLPKKVFAHGWLLMKDGKMSKSKGNVVDPIPLTDRYGLDALRYYLLREVPFGSDGMFTPEAFVERMNYDLANDLGNLLNRTIAMVTKYFDGEIPAYTGNVTPFDATLSDLAKETVTKVEASMEHMEFSVVLSNIWQLISRANKYIDETQPWVLAKDESKTAELGSVMVHLVGVLRHVAIMLQPFMTRSPKEIFAQLGLSGQAMDWAALEKFADITPGTKVGTATPIFPRLDVKEEVEAIVDMMHQASAARVEEEEVEEADEDIRPETTIDVFDQIELRVGEVVTAEKIKKAKKLLKLQVDMGKETRQIVSGIAQWYEPEDLVGRKVIVVANLKPVTLRGELSQGMVLAAEKAGKLELATVPSTMANGASVK from the coding sequence ATGGAAATAAGAGAACGGAGGAATAACATGGCAAAGACATTTTATATCACGACCCCGATTTATTATCCAAGTGCAAAACTACATATCGGTCACGCGTATACGACGGTGGCTGGAGATGCAATGGCACGGTACAAACGACTTCAAGGATTCGACGTCCGGTATTTGACAGGTAGCGATGAGCACGGTCAAAAGATCCAGGAAAAAGCAGCAGAAGCAGGTATCTCGGAACAGGCATTCGTCGATGGTGTCGTCGAGCAGATTAAAGTCTTATGGGATCGTCTCGACATCTCGTACGATGATTATATCCGGACGACAGAACCACGTCACAAGAAAGTCGTCGAAAAAGTGTTCGAGACACTTCTTGAATCAGGCGATATCTACCTAGGTGAATACGAAGGTTGGTATTCGATTCCGGATGAGACGTACTATACGGAATCACAACTCGTCGACGGAAAGAGCCCCGATAGTGGACACCCAGTCGAACTCGTTCGCGAAGAATGTTACTTCTTCCGGATCAGCAAGTACGCGGACCGTCTGCTTGAGTACTTTGAAGCGAATCCGTCATTTATCTTGCCAGAATCACGTAAACACGAAATGATCAATAACTTCATTAAACCGGGTCTCCAAGACTTAGCGGTCTCACGGACGACATTCAACTGGGGTGTACAAGTCCCATCGAATCCGAAGCACGTCGTCTACGTCTGGATCGATGCGTTGACGAACTATATCTCGTCACTCGGTTATGGTACGGACGATCATGGTAATTTCGATAAGTACTGGCCAGCAGATGTTCATCTCGTTGGAAAAGAAATCGTTCGTTTCCACACGATCATTTGGCCGGCACTCTTGATGGCACTTGATCTCCCATTACCGAAGAAAGTCTTCGCACACGGTTGGTTGTTGATGAAAGACGGAAAAATGTCGAAATCAAAAGGGAACGTCGTTGATCCGATCCCATTGACGGATCGTTACGGTCTTGACGCCCTTCGTTATTACTTGTTACGCGAAGTTCCATTCGGTTCAGATGGTATGTTCACACCTGAAGCATTCGTTGAGCGGATGAACTACGATTTAGCAAACGACCTTGGGAACTTACTCAACCGAACGATCGCGATGGTCACGAAATACTTTGACGGTGAGATCCCAGCCTATACAGGCAATGTGACACCGTTTGATGCGACACTCTCGGATCTTGCAAAAGAAACGGTCACGAAAGTCGAAGCATCGATGGAACACATGGAATTCTCTGTCGTGCTATCGAACATTTGGCAATTAATCAGCCGTGCCAATAAATACATCGATGAGACACAACCGTGGGTTCTTGCAAAAGACGAATCCAAAACGGCGGAACTCGGTTCGGTCATGGTGCATCTCGTCGGCGTCTTACGTCACGTGGCGATCATGTTGCAACCGTTCATGACGCGTTCACCAAAAGAGATCTTCGCGCAACTTGGTCTCTCCGGACAAGCGATGGACTGGGCAGCGCTCGAGAAATTCGCAGACATCACACCAGGAACAAAAGTTGGTACAGCGACACCGATTTTCCCACGTCTCGATGTCAAAGAAGAGGTCGAAGCAATCGTCGACATGATGCATCAAGCTTCTGCAGCACGTGTGGAAGAAGAGGAAGTCGAAGAGGCTGATGAAGACATTCGTCCGGAAACGACGATCGATGTCTTTGATCAGATCGAGTTACGTGTCGGTGAAGTCGTGACGGCTGAAAAGATCAAGAAGGCGAAAAAACTACTGAAGTTACAAGTCGATATGGGCAAAGAAACACGCCAAATCGTCTCTGGTATCGCGCAATGGTATGAGCCGGAAGATTTAGTCGGACGTAAGGTCATCGTCGTAGCGAACTTAAAACCGGTCACGTTACGTGGCGAACTCTCCCAAGGAATGGTCCTTGCTGCTGAGAAAGCAGGAAAACTTGAACTCGCGACGGTCCCATCAACGATGGCAAACGGCGCAAGCGTAAAATAA
- a CDS encoding AbrB/MazE/SpoVT family DNA-binding domain-containing protein: MKSTGIVRKVDELGRVVIPIELRRTLQIAEKDALEIYVDNEQIILKKYKPNMTCQVTGEVSEDNFKLADGKLILSPDGAQRVLVELKDFLDRHYASNE; encoded by the coding sequence ATGAAATCAACAGGTATTGTACGTAAAGTAGACGAGCTCGGTCGTGTCGTAATTCCAATCGAATTACGCCGTACACTTCAAATCGCAGAAAAGGATGCCCTCGAGATCTATGTCGACAACGAACAGATCATCCTTAAAAAATATAAACCAAACATGACTTGCCAAGTGACAGGTGAAGTATCAGAAGATAACTTCAAATTGGCTGATGGTAAATTGATTCTTTCACCAGATGGCGCACAACGCGTTCTCGTTGAATTAAAAGATTTCCTCGATCGTCATTACGCAAGCAACGAATAA
- a CDS encoding TatD family hydrolase → MLIDTHTHLNADQFAEDVHETIERARANGVSPMIVVGFDHKTIDRAMELVEAYDDLYAVIGWHPVDSIDFDEEAYQKVERLMDHEKVVALGEIGLDYHWDTSPKDVQQEAFRKQIRLAKQKKKPIVIHNREATEDTLRILEEEDAKEVGGILHSYSMSAELLPRCLAMNFYISLGGPVTFKNAKMPKRVAQEVPLDRLLVETDCPYLTPTPHRGKRNEPAYVRFVAEEIAQLRGMMYADVEAATTENAKRVFRLP, encoded by the coding sequence ATGTTAATCGATACACACACTCACTTGAATGCAGACCAATTCGCGGAAGACGTTCATGAAACGATCGAGCGGGCACGTGCAAACGGCGTTTCACCGATGATCGTCGTCGGATTTGATCATAAGACAATCGACCGCGCGATGGAACTCGTCGAAGCGTACGATGATCTTTATGCGGTCATCGGATGGCATCCCGTCGACTCGATTGATTTTGATGAGGAAGCCTATCAAAAGGTCGAACGATTGATGGATCATGAAAAAGTCGTTGCGCTTGGAGAAATCGGACTCGACTACCACTGGGATACGTCACCGAAAGACGTCCAACAGGAAGCTTTCCGCAAACAGATCCGTCTCGCGAAGCAGAAGAAAAAACCGATCGTCATCCATAACCGGGAAGCGACAGAAGATACGTTACGAATCCTCGAAGAAGAGGATGCAAAAGAAGTCGGTGGTATTTTGCATAGCTACAGTATGAGTGCTGAATTGTTACCGCGTTGCCTAGCGATGAACTTCTATATTTCACTTGGTGGACCTGTTACGTTCAAAAACGCGAAAATGCCAAAACGTGTTGCACAGGAAGTACCGCTCGATCGTTTACTCGTTGAGACGGACTGTCCGTATCTGACACCAACACCACACCGCGGTAAACGCAACGAGCCGGCTTACGTTCGGTTCGTCGCTGAAGAAATTGCGCAGCTCCGTGGCATGATGTATGCCGATGTGGAAGCAGCAACAACGGAAAATGCAAAACGGGTCTTCCGTTTGCCATGA
- the rnmV gene encoding ribonuclease M5: protein MRKRLKEVIVVEGRDDTTRLQEVFDVDTIETNGSAVNEQTMQRIEKALERRGVIIFTDPDFPGDRIRARINERVPGCKHAYLPRAQAKDKRGKIGVEHASPAAIEEALAAVYETEEAPVAEVTREMILAADLIGGPAASIRRRRLGQILAIGEPNAKQLVKRVASIRITLAEWEAALKQLEEEEV, encoded by the coding sequence ATGCGGAAACGCTTAAAAGAAGTCATCGTCGTCGAAGGACGAGATGATACGACACGATTACAAGAAGTCTTTGATGTCGATACAATTGAAACGAACGGTTCAGCCGTTAATGAACAGACGATGCAACGCATTGAGAAGGCCCTCGAACGACGCGGTGTCATCATTTTCACGGATCCTGATTTTCCAGGAGATCGTATCCGTGCCCGAATCAATGAACGTGTACCAGGCTGTAAACATGCCTATCTTCCGCGTGCTCAAGCAAAAGATAAGCGCGGTAAAATTGGTGTTGAACATGCCTCACCTGCCGCAATCGAAGAGGCGCTCGCTGCTGTCTATGAGACGGAAGAAGCGCCGGTTGCCGAAGTGACACGTGAGATGATTTTAGCAGCTGATTTGATTGGTGGACCAGCAGCCTCGATCCGTCGTCGTCGTCTCGGTCAGATTCTTGCGATTGGTGAACCGAATGCAAAACAACTCGTCAAACGTGTCGCATCGATCCGAATCACGCTGGCGGAATGGGAAGCAGCGTTGAAACAACTAGAGGAGGAAGAAGTTTGA
- a CDS encoding Veg family protein, translating to MPKTLNEIRHVFETHVGERLTLKASGGRKKVVTRIGTLVETYPSVFVVKLDAERHNVERVSYSYADVLTDSVQIEFANS from the coding sequence ATGCCAAAGACGTTGAACGAAATCAGACATGTTTTCGAAACACATGTTGGTGAAAGACTGACGCTAAAAGCAAGCGGCGGTCGTAAAAAGGTCGTAACCCGAATCGGAACGCTCGTTGAGACGTATCCTTCGGTGTTTGTAGTCAAGCTAGACGCAGAGCGCCACAATGTCGAGCGAGTTTCTTATAGCTACGCCGACGTGCTAACAGACTCCGTACAAATCGAATTTGCGAATTCGTAA
- the purR gene encoding pur operon repressor: MKIRRSGRLVDMTRYLLDHPHHLVSLTIFAERYKSAKSSISEDLDIVSEMLEHEGTGRLVTVPGAAGGVMFIPTWSSKKALPFIDDLCERVARPDRLLPGGYLYLTDLLGDPKMVKQMGQVFASVFSQKKVDVVMTIATKGIPLAYAVAEQLGVPFVIVRSDSRVTEGSTVSINYVSGSSKAIRTMALARRSLPRGANVLLIDDFMKAGGTIRGMMSLLSEFEAKVAGVGVLIEAEGAEKKMVNEYVSLMKLADVDVDLGQIQVKRGNVDHYFSEAETT, translated from the coding sequence ATGAAAATTCGGAGAAGTGGTCGATTGGTCGACATGACGCGGTACTTGCTTGACCATCCCCATCATCTCGTCTCATTGACGATTTTTGCAGAACGTTATAAATCGGCGAAATCGTCGATCAGTGAAGATTTAGATATCGTCAGCGAGATGTTAGAACATGAGGGAACAGGTCGTCTCGTTACAGTACCAGGTGCTGCGGGTGGCGTCATGTTCATTCCGACGTGGAGCAGTAAGAAGGCGTTACCGTTCATCGATGATCTATGTGAACGTGTCGCTCGTCCAGACCGACTGTTACCGGGGGGATACCTTTATTTGACGGACTTACTTGGAGATCCGAAGATGGTCAAACAAATGGGACAAGTGTTTGCATCTGTCTTTAGCCAAAAGAAAGTCGATGTCGTCATGACGATCGCAACGAAGGGGATTCCACTTGCTTATGCAGTCGCTGAGCAACTTGGTGTACCGTTCGTCATCGTGCGTTCAGATAGTCGTGTTACGGAAGGATCAACAGTCAGCATCAACTATGTCTCGGGTTCTTCAAAAGCGATCCGGACGATGGCACTCGCGCGTCGAAGTTTACCACGTGGAGCGAATGTCTTATTGATTGATGACTTCATGAAAGCCGGCGGAACGATTCGCGGAATGATGAGTCTCTTAAGCGAGTTCGAAGCAAAGGTCGCAGGTGTTGGTGTTTTGATCGAGGCAGAAGGTGCTGAGAAGAAGATGGTCAACGAATACGTCAGCTTAATGAAATTAGCGGACGTCGACGTCGACCTTGGTCAAATCCAAGTTAAGCGTGGAAACGTCGACCACTATTTCTCGGAAGCTGAGACTACCTGA
- a CDS encoding ribose-phosphate diphosphokinase, with translation MSTVLEHEIRIFALNSNKPLAEEIAKVIGIPVSESSVKHFSDGEISMNIEESVRGDDIYIIQSTSQPVNENLMELLIMIDALKRASARTINVVIPYYGYARQDRKARSREPITAKLVANLLEVAGATRVVTMDLHAAQIQGFFDIPVDQLMGVPLLASYFEKKNIDPNELVIVSPDHGGVTRARKLAEQLKAPIAIIDKRRPKPNVAEVMNIVGQVDGKIAIIIDDIIDTAGTITLAANALIENGAKQVYACCTHPVLSGPAMERIENSAIEELVVLNTIDLTQRECASKIKQISVARLLAEAIIRVHEQKSISPLFS, from the coding sequence ATGTCTACTGTCTTAGAACATGAAATTCGTATTTTCGCACTCAACTCGAACAAACCACTGGCAGAGGAAATCGCTAAAGTCATCGGAATCCCGGTGAGCGAAAGTTCAGTCAAACACTTCAGTGATGGCGAAATTTCGATGAACATCGAAGAAAGTGTCCGGGGGGATGATATTTACATCATTCAATCGACAAGCCAACCAGTCAACGAAAACCTGATGGAACTTCTCATCATGATCGATGCACTGAAACGGGCGTCTGCACGGACGATCAACGTCGTCATTCCGTATTACGGTTATGCGCGTCAAGATCGCAAAGCACGTTCACGTGAGCCAATCACGGCGAAACTCGTTGCGAACTTGCTTGAAGTAGCAGGGGCGACACGCGTCGTGACGATGGATCTCCATGCAGCACAAATCCAAGGGTTCTTCGATATTCCAGTAGATCAATTGATGGGTGTACCGCTTCTCGCTTCATATTTCGAGAAAAAGAACATCGATCCAAACGAACTCGTCATCGTTTCTCCAGACCATGGCGGTGTCACACGGGCACGTAAATTAGCAGAGCAATTAAAAGCACCAATCGCAATCATCGACAAACGCCGCCCGAAACCGAACGTCGCAGAAGTCATGAACATCGTTGGTCAAGTCGATGGCAAGATTGCCATCATCATCGATGACATCATCGATACAGCGGGTACGATCACACTTGCAGCGAACGCTTTGATCGAAAACGGAGCGAAACAAGTCTATGCATGTTGTACACACCCTGTTCTTTCAGGTCCGGCAATGGAGCGAATTGAGAACTCAGCGATCGAAGAACTCGTCGTCTTGAACACGATCGATTTAACACAACGCGAATGTGCAAGCAAAATCAAACAAATCTCTGTGGCACGCTTGCTTGCAGAAGCAATCATCCGTGTACACGAACAGAAATCAATCAGCCCGCTCTTCAGCTGA